In the Henningerozyma blattae CBS 6284 chromosome 8, complete genome genome, one interval contains:
- the ATP4 gene encoding F1F0 ATP synthase subunit 4 (similar to Saccharomyces cerevisiae ATP4 (YPL078C); ancestral locus Anc_8.549), translated as MSNLVTKYAVNRQLLRSSLFKSTSTSLKNIRPLSSTTPRSNEKTPVSPSIKATSIINSLPGSSILSKTGILVTGAAASVYAISNELYVISDESILVLTFLGFMGLVAKYISPLYGDFANERMNKVSSILNSSREKHMNAVKERIEDVKSLDSVVDTTKLLFDVSRETVELEAEAFELQQRVELATEAKSVLDSWVRHEDNIKKLQQKQLVASVKDRIESMLGDSKFQEQVLNESVTEIENLLR; from the coding sequence ATGTCCAATCTAGTAACCAAGTATGCTGTGAACCGTCAACTGTTACGTTCTAGTCTTTTCAAATCCACTAGTACTTCTTTGAAGAATATCCGTCCATTGTCTTCCACTACTCCTCGTTCCAACGAAAAGACTCCTGTGAGTCCTTCCATCAAGGCCACATCTATTATCAACAGTTTACCAGGATCTTCTATATTATCCAAGACCGGTATCTTAGTTACTGGTGCAGCTGCCAGTGTCTATGCTATCTCCAATGAATTGTATGTTATTTCCGATGAAAGTATCCTTGTATTGACCTTCCTTGGGTTTATGGGTTTGGTAGCCAAATATATCAGTCCATTATATGGTGATTTTGCCAATGAAAGAATGAACAAGGTCAGTTCTATCTTGAACTCATCTAGAGAAAAGCATATGAACGCTGTCAAGGAAAGAATTGAAGATGTCAAAAGTCTTGATAGTGTTGTAGACACTACCAAGCTTTTATTTGATGTTTCAAGGGAAACTGTTGAATTAGAAGCTGAAGCTTTTGAACTACAACAACGTGTTGAATTAGCCACCGAGGCCAAGAGTGTTTTGGATTCTTGGGTCAGACATGAAGATAATATCAAGAAATTGCAACAAAAGCAATTGGTTGCTAGTGTTAAGGATCGTATTGAAAGCATGTTGGGCGATTCTAAGTTCCAAGAACAAGTATTGAACGAAAGTGTTacagaaattgaaaatttgtTGCGTTAA
- the MED8 gene encoding RNA polymerase II mediator complex subunit MED8 (similar to Saccharomyces cerevisiae MED8 (YBR193C); ancestral locus Anc_8.551), with protein MDDSAHVIAPHVTSAGIPTQALDAARLRLAQLAQSLRRLRDELAQPRPPAAHTLNAQLAVAQAQLASAAATLQHFRSTLRSAVAYPSSSFPTTSQEALLLALLRTKRTPEVDAALARAIDAGSDTTPHDDARDGRWAVQAVAAARALHDDEEEEDPRMAVPVRTRTTTSDRAAAEQVLGFCFSGV; from the coding sequence ATGGATGATTCAGCCCACGTGATAGCTCCTCATGTGACCTCTGCAGGTATCCCTACACAAGCTCTTGATGCAGCTCGTTTAAGACTAGCACAATTGGCACAATCATTACGAAGGTTACGTGATGAACTAGCACAACCTCGTCCTCCTGCAGCACATACTTTAAATGCACAACTTGCAGTAGCACAAGCACAACTAGCATCAGCAGCTGCCACTTTACAGCATTTCCGTTCCACTTTGCGTTCGGCAGTCGCTTACCCATCATCTAGTTTTCCCACAACATCTCAAGAGgctttattattagcattaCTAAGAACTAAAAGAACTCCAGAAGTAGATGCGGCGCTAGCACGTGCAATCGATGCAGGTTCTGATACTACACCTCATGATGATGCACGCGATGGACGTTGGGCTGTTCAAGCTGTAGCAGCAGCACGTGCATTGCATGACGAtgaagaagaggaagaCCCTCGAATGGCTGTGCCTGTACGTACACGTACCACAACAAGTGATAGAGCGGCTGCAGAACAAGTTCTTGGTTTCTGTTTCTCTGGTGTTTGA
- the MOT1 gene encoding DNA-binding ATPase (similar to Saccharomyces cerevisiae MOT1 (YPL082C); ancestral locus Anc_8.555) produces the protein MTSQVSRLDRQVVLLETGSTQVVRNMAADQLADLAKQHPEDILSLISRVYPFLLAKKWETRVTAARAFGGIMAHYPIWEADTDSIKTESIPTIKEEDFHNDLSHMYSLDQWDMSSLLKSGKTLLASGTEEYSVDEVPTKSLKTQSSSTPNSNSNSNSNSTATSSSAPPASKKSARMMAMQKRKQRMKSKTVSPTAPTTTITSTSNSSEFKNPKLSLKQKDTPSSTLQSAKIAKDKLILEKFIDQQNETCWPVQPIYDLLLNNLIDENWEIRHGSSLGLRDLLKKHSSSIGKLSNLNQEENNKRNLKYLEDLATRIITIFTLDRFGDYVYDTVVAPVRESAAQTLATLIHDLKDITLLTKIFNSLKILVLQNNQEFKSDTGIRKIWEATHGGLLGLRYFVSIKTDFILQNNYLNDIIDIVIYGLNQTDDDIKSVATSILIPITNEFINLNNEKIDVVLTTTWASLSQLDDDLSSSVGSVMDLLSNLCQHEKILDILKLKAVQFPSEWSFKSLVPKLYPFLRHSISSVRKSVLNLLLTFLNLKDDSTKSWINGKIFKLIFQNILFEQNDEILKLSFQLYQLLLNQYKSKHTEKSIDHIFSKHLQPMLHLLNTPIGENGKNYSMETQYILKPSINYKLHPEKKRSLSNPQVSISNPQDSTSNSNSVKDSSDIPIPESILNEHINIDVPMINGDIALLGPEIIYNTRILAAKAFGLTLSYFKFQILKPFFEKVLVRCLELPYATPRLLCAIIMSTFCKEIKSKNISIDKDNNNLIELVSNCFGPLMYEQLSSPSTSLPSFREIVPCLKALRTQCQTLLTTFVDVGMLPQHKLPTVAVIVQGEKDAGQQAFSIEMAEKICNEYYDKLFKSMNNSYKLLAKKPLEDAKNRVLFNVQLAKEAQSSRTSGIVANYSSAYLLFNGLPTKLNPIIRSLMDSIKEEKNQTLQQMSGDSIIYLLNLLIENKRINVLNKIIKNLCGFICVDTSEVPEFKQQIPSNNNPDSISNDDYILTLIKEKTSLAVQDDANLLRMTQEAQIKRKGALYTLMQIFGTYGTQVFDKIEFLKNHIFDPLDKLNSIAKDDQSEITDSLGQSMVDSLGMLRALYGSMDKKFHEEFIIPYFPIILKFLTSKFSVFRYSAARTFADFAKASPVQVMTFIIRNVLPLLNNAGSVIDRQGSVELIYHMSLSMETDILPYVIFLIVPLLGRMSDSNQDVRNLATTTFASIIKLVPLEEGIKDPEGLPEDLMQGRERERDFIQQMMDPSKAQEFKVPVAIKATLRKYQQDGVNWLAFLNKYHLHGILCDDMGLGKTLQTICIMASDQYLRKQEYEETKSIESRPLPSLIICPPSLTGHWESEFEQYAPFLKILVYAGGPSVRVPLRSQLNASDIIVTSYDVTRNDSDILSKLDYNYCVLDEGHIIKNSQSKLAKAVKQIRANHRLILTGTPIQNNVVELWSLFDYLMPGFLGTEKSFQERFAKPIAASRNSRTSSKEQEAGALALEALHKQVLPFMLRRLKEDVLQDLPPKIIQDYYCELSDLQKQLYQDFAKKQKNVVEKDIENPAEMDNKQHIFQALQYMRKLCNHPSLVLSPGHPQLAQVESYLKQTGLELHDIVNAPKLNALRTLLFECGIGEEDMEKKSTSSLQSQLLKTENVISQHRALIFCQLKDMLDMVENDLFKKYMPSVTYMRLDGSVDPRNRQEVVKKFNEDPSIDCLLLTTKVGGLGLNLTGADTVIFVEHDWNPMNDLQAMDRAHRLGQKKVVNVYRIITKATLEEKIMGLQKFKMNIASTIVNQQNSGLASMDTNQLLDLFDADNVPSQESEERQRMALYKWMILQMKLV, from the coding sequence ATGACTTCACAAGTATCAAGGTTGGACAGACAAGTGGTGTTGTTGGAAACAGGTTCCACTCAAGTGGTACGTAATATGGCTGCTGATCAATTGGCCGATTTAGCTAAACAGCATCCAGAAGACATTCTTTCGCTGATATCTAGGGTATACCCTTTTCTCCTGGCAAAAAAATGGGAAACAAGAGTCACCGCGGCAAGAGCATTTGGTGGTATAATGGCTCATTACCCTATTTGGGAGGCCGATACCGACTCAATAAAAACTGAAAGCATACCAACAATAAAAGAGGAAGATTTCCATAACGATCTATCTCATATGTATTCTTTAGATCAATGGGATATGTCTTCGCTTCTAAAATCTGGGAAAACTTTACTGGCGTCAGGTACAGAAGAATATTCTGTTGATGAAGTTCCTACAAAATCATTAAAGACACAATCATCCAGTActccaaattcaaattcgaattcaaattcaaattcaacaGCTACCTCTAGTTCAGCACCTCCTGCTTCTAAAAAATCTGCAAGAATGATGGCCATGCAAAAGAGAAAACAAAGGATGAAATCAAAAACAGTATCCCCTACTGCTCCAACAACAACTATAACGTCAACATCGAATTCTTCGGAATTTAAAAACCCAAAACTATCGTTAAAGCAAAAAGACACTCCCTCTTCAACTTTACAGTCAGCCAAAATTGctaaagataaattaatattagaaaaatttattgatcAACAAAATGAAACTTGTTGGCCAGTACAACCAATTTATGATTTACTTCTGAATAATTTGATAGATGAAAATTGGGAAATTAGACACGGCTCCTCTTTAGGACTTCGagatttattgaaaaaacaTTCTTCATCCATTggtaaattatctaatttaaatcaagaggaaaataataaaagaaatctAAAGTATTTAGAAGATTTAGCCACAAGAATCATTACCATCTTTACATTAGATAGATTTGGTGATTATGTTTATGATACAGTAGTGGCACCAGTACGAGAATCTGCTGCTCAAACATTGGCCACTTTAATAcatgatttaaaagatataacTCTATTaactaaaatatttaattctttgaaaattttggtactacaaaataatcaagAATTTAAGAGTGATACAGgtataagaaaaatttggGAAGCCACTCATGGTGGGCTATTAGGTTTACGTTATTTTGTCTCTATAAAGACTGATTtcattttacaaaataattatttaaatgatattattgatattgtcATTTATGGTTTAAATCAAACCGATGACGATATCAAAAGTGTGGCTACTTCAATTCTAATACCAATTACcaatgaatttattaatttaaataatgaaaaaatagatGTGGTATTAACAACAACTTGGGCTTCACTTTCTCAAttagatgatgatttatCCTCTTCAGTAGGGTCTGTCATGGATCTTCTATCTAATTTGTGTCAacatgaaaaaattttagatattttgaaattaaaggCAGTTCAATTCCCTTCGGAATGGtcatttaaatctttagTCCCCAAATTATATCCATTTTTAAGACATTCAATCTCCTCAGTAAGAAAATCtgtattaaatttattattaacttttttaaatttaaaagatgattCTACAAAATCTTGGATTAATggtaaaatttttaaattaatttttcaaaatattttatttgaacaaaatgatgaaattttaaaattatctttCCAATTgtatcaattattattaaatcaatataaGTCAAAACATACTGAAAAATCAATAGATCATATATTTAGTAAGCATTTACAGCCAATGTTACATCTATTAAATACTCCAATAGGTGAAAACGGTAAAAATTATAGTATGGAAactcaatatattttaaagccttctattaattataaattacaTCCAGAGAAGAAAAGATCTTTGTCAAATCCACaagtttcaatttcaaatccACAAGATTcaacttcaaattcaaattccgTTAAAGATTCCTCAGATATACCAATCCCGGAATCTATTCTAAATGAACATATTAATATAGATGTCCCCATGATTAATGGTGATATTGCTCTGTTAGGTCcagaaattatttataatacaaGAATCCTAGCGGCTAAAGCGTTTGGTTTAACATTATCctattttaaattccaaatattaaaaccATTTTTCGAAAAAGTCTTGGTCCGTTGTTTGGAATTACCTTATGCAACTCCAAGATTATTATGTGCAATTATAATGTCTACATTTtgtaaagaaattaaatccaaaaatatttccatcgataaagataataataacctAATTGAATTGGTTTCAAATTGTTTTGGTCCATTAATGTATGAACAATTATCATCTCCTTCAACTTCATTACCTTCATTTAGAGAAATTGTTCCATGTTTAAAAGCTTTAAGAACTCAATGTCAAACCCTTTTAACTACTTTTGTAGATGTAGGTATGTTACCACAACATAAATTACCAACGGTCGCAGTCATCGTTCAAGGTGAAAAAGATGCTGGTCAACAAGCTTTTAGTATTGAAATGGCTGAGAAAATTTGTAACGAATATTacgataaattatttaaatcaatgaaTAACtcttataaattattagccAAAAAACCTTTAGAAGATGCAAAGAATAGAGTTTTATTCAACGTTCAATTAGCTAAGGAAGCTCAATCTTCAAGAACTTCAGGTATAGTAGCCAACTATTCCTCAGCTTATTTATTGTTCAATGGATTACCTACAAAATTGAACCCAATCATTAGATCTCTAATGGATAgtataaaagaagaaaaaaatcaaacttTACAACAAATGTCAGGTGATTCCATAATTTATctattaaatcttttaattgaaaataaaagaatcaatgtcttaaataaaatcattaaaaatttatgtGGGTTTATTTGTGTGGATACTTCAGAAGTTCCGGAATTTAAACAACAAATCCCATCGAATAATAATCCTGATTCAATATCAAATGATGATTATATCTTGACTTTAATCAAAGAAAAGACTTCATTAGCTGTTCAAGATGATGCAAATCTTTTAAGAATGACTCAAGAAGCgcaaattaaaagaaaaggtGCTTTATATACTCTAATGCAAATTTTCGGAACTTATGGTACCCAagtatttgataaaattgaatttttgaaaaatcatatttttgatCCActagataaattaaattctattGCCAAAGATGATCAATCAGAGATAACTGATTCTTTAGGTCAATCAATGGTTGATTCCTTGGGCATGCTAAGAGCTCTTTATGGTTCTATGGACAAGAAATTCCatgaagaatttataaTTCCTTATTTCCCCatcattttaaaatttttgacTTCAAAATTTTCTGTTTTCCGTTATTCTGCTGCAAGAACGTTTGCTGATTTTGCCAAGGCTTCACCTGTTCAAGTTATGACTTTCATCATCAGAAATGTTTTACCCCTTTTAAATAATGCTGGTTCTGTAATTGATCGTCAAGGTTCTGTAGAATTGATTTATCACATGTCTTTGTCAATGGAAACTGATATCTTACCTTATgtcatatttttaattgttccATTATTAGGTAGAATGAGTGATTCTAATCAAGATGTTAGAAATTTAGCAACTACTACTTTTgcatcaattattaaattggtTCCATTAGAAGAAGGTATAAAAGATCCAGAGGGATTACCAGAAGACTTAATGCAAGGTCGTGAAAGGGAGCGTGATTTCATTCAACAAATGATGGATCCTTCAAAGGCTCAAGAATTTAAAGTCCCTGTCGCTATTAAAGCTActttaagaaaatatcaACAAGATGGTGTTAATTGGTTAGCtttcttaaataaatatcatttaCATGGTATTTTATGTGATGATATGGGGTTAGGTAAAACTTTACAAACGATTTGTATTATGGCAAGTGAtcaatatttaagaaaacaAGAGTACGAAGAAACAAAATCAATAGAATCAAGGCCTTTACcttcattaattatttgTCCACCTTCTTTGACAGGTCATTGGGAATCTGAATTCGAACAATATGCaccatttttgaaaattttagtTTATGCTGGTGGTCCCTCCGTTCGTGTTCCATTAAGAAGTCAATTAAATGCCTCagatattattgttacTTCCTATGATGTCACTAGGAATGATTCTGACATTCTATCTAAATTGgattataattattgtGTCTTAGATGAAGgtcatattattaaaaactCCCAATCTAAACTGGCTAAGGCTGTAAAACAAATAAGAGCTAATCATAGATTAATCTTAACAGGTACACCAATTCAAAACAACGTCGTTGAATTGTGGTCCTTATTTGATTACTTGATGCCAGGTTTTCTTGGTACTGAAAAATCATTTCAGGAAAGATTTGCCAAACCAATCGCAGCTTCAAGAAACAGTAGAACTTCATCAAAAGAACAAGAAGCTGGTGCATTAGCATTAGAAGCGTTACATAAACAAGTTTTGCCATTTATGTTGAGAAGATTAAAGGAAGATGTCCTACAAGATTTACCTCCAAAGATTATTcaagattattattgtgAATTAAGTGATCttcaaaaacaattatatcAAGATTTTGcaaagaaacaaaagaatGTCgttgaaaaagatattgaaaatccAGCAGAAATGGATAATAAACAACATATTTTCCAAGCTTTACAATATATGAGAAAATTATGTAATCATCCATCTTTAGTTTTATCCCCAGGTCATCCACAATTGGCACAAGTAGAAAGCtatttaaaacaaacaGGTTTAGAATTGCATGATATTGTTAATGCTCCAAAATTAAACGCTTTACGCACATTATTATTCGAGTGTGGTATTGGTGAAGAAGATATGGAAAAGAAATCTACAAGTTCCTTACAAAgtcaattattaaagactGAAAATGTTATTTCTCAACATCGTGCTTTGATTTTCTGTCAATTGAAAGATATGTTGGATATGGTGGAAAATgatcttttcaaaaaatatatgcCCTCTGTAACATATATGAGATTGGATGGTAGTGTTGATCCTAGAAATAGACAAGAAGTGGTTAAGAAGTTTAATGAGGATCCATCTATTGATTGTCTATTATTGACTACCAAAGTTGGTGGTTTAGGTTTAAATTTGACTGGTGCTGATACTGTTATCTTTGTAGAGCATGATTGGAATCCAATGAATGATTTACAAGCCATGGATCGTGCTCATAGATTAGGTCAAAAGAAGGTTGTTAATGtttatagaattattacaaaGGCCACTttggaagaaaaaattatgggTTTAcagaaatttaaaatgaatattgcTTCTACAATTGTTAATCAGCAAAATAGTGGTCTTGCATCTATGGATACAAAccaattattagatttatttgatgCCGATAATGTTCCATCTCAAGAATCAGAAGAAAGGCAAAGAATGGCGCTTTACAAGTGGATGATATTGCAAATGAAACTGGTTTGA
- the TBLA0H03690 gene encoding uncharacterized protein, producing MISSVVLNQLNKRRKRIERIRSNITTNELEDKSENPTKKIKISKDTNNEVAQEKYIESTIIQNQLTSEKDTNKDGVDKNSDEDSNEKDDIEDIKENIETTEDDKDDKYTADFKLKLKPKLDELRKRTDKALKDALRRRLLEEAIEPIDEKSNNIGSQDTESTENLNNNSNFQNTVEDSTEESEKVSNGISDSEIAKEQPVV from the coding sequence atgatatcATCAGTGGTACtcaatcaattaaataagagaagaaaaaggATTGAAAGAATACGAAGTAATATAACAACAAATGAGCTCGAGGATAAATCAGAGAATCctactaaaaaaataaaaatatcaaaagatacaaataatgaagtAGCTCAAgagaaatatatagaatCAACTATTATACAAAATCAACTAACTAGTGAAAAAGATACTAACAAAGATGGCgttgataaaaatagtgatgaagatagtaatgaaaaagatgatATCGAGGATATAAAGGAGAATATTGAAACTACTGAAGATGATAAAGATGATAAATATACAGCCGactttaaattaaaattaaaaccaAAATTAGATGAACTTCGAAAAAGAACAGATAAAGCTTTAAAAGATGCTTTGCGTCGTAGACTTCTTGAAGAGGCAATTGAGCCCATTGATGAAAAAAGCAATAATATTGGATCTCAAGATACTGAATCGACAGAAaatctaaataataatagcaatttTCAAAACACTGTGGAGGATTCCACTGAAGAATCTGAAAAAGTTAGTAATGGAATAAGTGATTCTGAAATAGCTAAAGAGCAGCCTGTTGTTTAG
- the GDT1 gene encoding putative ribosome biosynthesis protein GDT1 (similar to Saccharomyces cerevisiae GDT1 (YBR187W); ancestral locus Anc_8.557), translating into MKSAARLFYLVITLLPLVASQLVDSAMTGTTEATRPTVSTNNNNDGSPVKGYQSFLMAISMISASEIGDKTFLIAALMAMRNSRWIVFSASATSLAIMTVLSGLAGHTFVSFIPEYMAKLLAAGLFFVFGYKLCKEGLAMDKNTGVEEELAEVEEELAADSINAQNDSIESGTKGPKQPETAAQKFTSQIYNLASLVLSPLWIQIFVMIFLAEFGDRSQISIIALASDSQYWYVIAGAVIGHIACTGVAIIGGMLLAGKISLRNVTLAGSACFFLFGIIYLYDAVSTYE; encoded by the coding sequence atgaaatctGCAGCTAGATTATTCTATTTAGTTATTACTTTACTTCCACTGGTAGCTTCTCAATTGGTTGATTCAGCTATGACTGGAACTACTGAAGCCACTAGACCAACTGTTtcaactaataacaacaatgATGGTTCTCCAGTCAAAGGTTAtcaatcatttttaatggCCATCTCCATGATTAGTGCCTCCGAAATTGGAGataaaacttttttaattgcTGCTTTAATGGCTATGCGCAATTCAAGATGGATTGTCTTTTCTGCTTCTGCTACTTCTCTTGCTATTATGACTGTTCTTTCCGGTCTTGCTGGCCATACATTCGTGTCTTTTATTCCAGAATACATGGCCAAACTACTTGCTGCTGGCCTTTTCTTCGTATTTGGTTATAAATTATGCAAAGAAGGTTTAGCTATGGATAAAAATACTGGGGTTGAAGAGGAATTAGCTGaagttgaagaagaattagcTGCTGATTCCATCAACGCTCAAAATGATAGCATTGAAAGTGGTACCAAGGGACCCAAACAACCAGAAACTGCTGCCCAAAAGTTTACTTCTCAAATTTATAACTTAGCATCCTTAGTTCTATCACCACTATGGATTCAAATCTTTGTTATGATTTTCCTTGCTGAATTTGGTGATCGTTCTCAAATAAGTATTATTGCTTTGGCTTCTGATAGTCAATATTGGTATGTTATTGCAGGTGCAGTCATCGGCCATATTGCTTGTACCGGTGTTGCTATTATTGGTGGTATGCTATTAGCAGGTAAAATTAGTTTGAGAAATGTCACATTGGCTGGGTCTGCTTGTTTCTTCTTATTTGGTATCATCTATTTATATGATGCCGTTTCTACCTatgaataa